From a single Gadus morhua chromosome 3, gadMor3.0, whole genome shotgun sequence genomic region:
- the cnrip1a gene encoding CB1 cannabinoid receptor-interacting protein 1a: MDDLPPILNISICLKIQPNEGPVFFKVDGTRFGQTRTIKLLTGSKYKIEVVLKPGKAEATNMNIGGVIFPLELQAQEGDQEVGDKMVYHGQYDTEGVPHTKSGDRQPIQVSIEFPKAGQFETVWQVKFYNYYKREHCQFGNKFSDIEYECKPNETRTLMWINKEVFN; the protein is encoded by the exons ATGGACGACCTACCGCCAATTCTCAACATCTCCATTTGTCTCAAGATCCAGCCCAACGAGGGCCCTGTGTTCTTCAAGGTGGACGGGACGCGCTTCGGTCAGACGCGGACCATCAAGCTGCTCACGGGCTCCAAATACAAGATCGAGGTGGTGCTGAAACCCGGGAAGGCGGAGGCTAC CAACATGAACATCGGGGGGGTGATCTTCCCCCTGGAGCTCCAGGCCCAGGAGGGGGACCAGGAGGTAGGGGACAAGATGGTCTACCACGGCCAGTACGACACAGAGGGGGTCCCCCACACAAAGAGTGGAGACCGACAGCCCATCCAGGTCAGCATCGAG TTCCCCAAGGCCGGTCAGTTTGAGACCGTGTGGCAGGTGAAGTTCTACAACTACTACAAGAGGGAACACTGCCAGTTCGGGAACAAGTTCAGCGACATTGAATACGAGTGCAAGCCCAACGAGACGCGGACCCTGATGTGGATCAACAAGGAGGTCTTCAACTGA
- the fbxo48 gene encoding F-box only protein 48 — protein MERRSTCTGDLSLGGKGGLSGQDFSETLPWEVSQSIFARLDPPSLCCATLTCQRWRSLIQGCDLLWRGGCLEVRAVCQREVDRDRGEGLSWKVTLVRSYVVSLVKRDWLEGRYSSVRSAEELLGRRMCPLDVHAWGEILEAELQR, from the exons ATGGAGAGGAGGTCAACGTGTACGGGCGACCTGTCCCTGGGGGGGAAGGGCGGCCTCAGTGGGCAGGACTTTTCGGAGACTCTCCCCTGGGAGGTGAGCCAGAGCATCTTCGCCAGGCTTGACCCTCCCAGCCTTTGCTGCGCCACGCTCACCTGCCAGCGCTGGAGGTCCCTGATCCAGGGCTGCGACCTGCTCTGGAGGGGCGGCTGTCTGGAAGTCCGGGCCGTGTGCCAGAGGGAGGTGGACCGCGACCGCGGAGAAGGACTCTCCTGGAAG gtcACCCTGGTTAGGAGCTACGTGGTCAGTCTGGTGAAGAGGGACTGGCTGGAGGGCCGCTACAGCAGCGTGCGCTCAGCCGAGGAGCTGCTGGGCCGCAGGATGTGCCCGCTGGACGTCCATGCCTGGGGCGAGAtcctggaggcggagctccaACGATGA